From one Gadus morhua chromosome 8, gadMor3.0, whole genome shotgun sequence genomic stretch:
- the LOC115548948 gene encoding piggyBac transposable element-derived protein 4-like: MKTFVGLCLAMGILRLPSRRDFWRQKKWLFRTTIPQAISRDRFDIIWRYLHLQDNKSNDVKQSDKLWKVRWYLDYLKDRFQELYEVDGFVSVDESMVKFKGRLAFRQYLPLKPTKWGIKVWVMAESSTGYVSNFQVYTGREGGSSEKGLAHRIVMDLAGPYFGSQLSIFMDNFYSGVPLFEELKAHGLNACGTVRSNRKGIPPKPPAMEKHRYQVYQKDDLTFCAWQDTKVVLVLSNYHEPMAEGSVRRRRGEDIQREVRVPACVSDYQKHMKGVDLLDQMVSYYQFQHRSKKWWRRLFFFFLSVSCYNSFIAARSAGAYKGCYKEWQEDLAQELVTPVTAKSAPQCAAAPVTASAEHDCEKIFEKRKICRECSLSKSGTEARPGATVYGCRQCNVPLHIECFGKHCRSTRK, encoded by the exons ATGAAGACCTTCGTAGGACTGTGTCTTGCCATGGGCATCCTAAGACTGCCATCACGTAGAGATTTCTGGCGTCAGAAAAAGTGGCTTTTTCGAACGACCATCCCCCAAGCCATTTCAAGAGACAGATTCGACATCATCTGGAG GTATCTCCACTTGCAAGACAACAAAAGCAATGATGTGAAGCAGTCCGACAAGCTTTGGAAAGTCAGATGGTACCTCGACTACCTGAAAGATCGATTCCAGGAATTGTATGAGGTGGATGGGTTCGTGAGTGTCGACGAAAGCATGGTGAAATTCAAGGGGAGACTCGCTTTCCGACAATATCTTCCTCTGAAACCTACCAAGTGGGGCATCAAGGTGTGGGTGATGGCTGAGAGCTCCACTGGGTATGTTTCAAACTTCCAAGTCTACACCGGACGTGAGGGAGGGAGTAGTGAAAAGGGCCTTGCACACCGCATAGTAATGGATCTGGCTGGACCATACTTCGGGTCCCAACTCTCCATTTTTATGGATAACTTTTACTCTGGGGTGCCGCTTTTTGAAGAGTTGAAGGCTCATGGTCTGAATGCGTGTGGCACTGTTCGATCCAACCGAAAGGGAATCCCCCCAAAACCGCCTGCCATGGAGAAGCATCGGTACCAAGTGTATCAGAAGGATGACCTGACCTTCTGTGCTTGGCAGGACACAAAGGTTGTTTTGGTCCTGTCAAACTACCATGAGCCCATGGCAGAAGGGTCTGTCAGGAGAAGACGGGGAGAAGACATCCAGAGAGAGGTCAGAGTGCCAGCGTGCGTCTCTGATTATCAGAAGCACATGAAGGGGGTCGATCTACTGGATCAGATGGTAAGCTACTATCAGTTCCAGCACCGGTCCAAGAAATGGTGGCGgaggctttttttctttttcctatcAGTCAGCTGCTACAATTCTTTTATTGCTGCAAGGAGTGCTGGAGCCTACAAGGGTTGCTACAAAGAGTGGCAGGAGGACCTTGCACAGGAACTTGTCACCCCTGTGACAGCAAAGAGTGCTCCTCAGTGCGCTGCAGCACCTGTGACAGCCTCAGCCGAGCACGACTGTGAAAAGATCTTTGAGAAGAGGAAGATCTGCAGGGAATGTTCACTGTCTAAGAGTGGCACTGAGGCCCGTCCTGGTGCAACAGTGTATGGCTGCAGACAGTGCAATGTGCCACTGCACATTGAGTGCTTTGGAAAGCATTGCCGCAGCACTCGAAAGTAA